The genomic window CACCCTGCTAATCCGCCGAGAAACCTTACTTTTCCGGGTGTGGAATGCGAGTAACGTGCTCGGCGAAAAACACTCTGCACGTTCGAAATTGGAGATTGTCGATAGACATTTCCACTCGCTAGCATGCGTACATGACCTGGAAAGATCGATGGCTGCGTGCTGCCGTGATCGGATGCGCCGCCGCTCTGGTCGGTGTTCCTGCGCTCGGGATGGTTCCGGCTGCTGCCACCCCAGCACCGGGCGCGCGAGTGACCGTCGACGGTACGACCCTGAAGCTCGACGGATCCCCCTGGTGGCCGACGGGGTTCAACGCGTACCAATTGGCTACGAACTGGTCGGTCAACTACGGCTGTGGCGCGATGGTCGACCTGGACCGGTACTTTTCCACCCTCCCCGCACATTCGATGACCCGCTTCAACGCGTTCCAGGCGCTGGCGACGAACAAATTCACAGGGCACCTCGATTTCGGACCGATGGACGCAGTGTTCGCGGCCGCCGAAGCCCACGACCAGCTCGTCGTACCTGTACTGGCTGCCCAGGACGGCGCTTGCGAGGGCGATGTATTCAAGGACCGCCAGTGGTACCTCGACGGCTGGAGCACCACCCCCACCTCAGGTCTGAGCTTTCAGGATTGGACAGCCGTAGCCGTCGACCGCTGGAAGAACTCACCCGCCCTGGCGGCATGGGAACTGGTGGGCGAACCCGAAACCAGTACGTGCACGGACGCCGCATGCCACTGGTCGACCCGCACGTGCACTCCAGACGCTGCCCAAATTCTGCGCTCGTTCTTCGACACCGCCGGAGCTCAGATCCGTGCCCTCGACACTCGTACCCTGATCACCGCAGGACTCACCGGTGGCGGCCAATGCGGGAGCCAGGGCGACGAATACAAATATCTCGGAGAATCCCCCGTCGTCGACGTCCTGCAGTACCACGACTACGGCGCCGACGGCGTACCCCTTCCCGGCGATCAGTGGAACGGGCTCGCTCGTCGTATCACCCAGTCGGGGGAAGTCGGCAAGCCCTTGTTGGTCGCCGAGATCGGCGAGCTGGCCGGGTCGTGCGTGTCGCTCACCGATCGCGCCGCGCACATCCAAACGAAGATCGACGGCCAGCGCACTGCAGGTTCAGCCGGGGCGCTCTTGTGGGCTTTCGTTCCCGACCCACGTCCGGGCGAATGCACCTTCGACATCGGGTTCGACGATCCACTGTGGCAGGTTCTCGAGTAGACGCCGGAGCGGCTACCGGCCGACGCTTCAGCCGAGCAACCACTCGTCGGGGGCGAAGAGTTCGCAATGGACACGCGACTGGTCCACACCACTGGCGACAAGTTGCGATCTGACGGCTTGTACGAAACCGCTGCTGCCGCAGACGTAGAACGACGCACCCTCAGGAAGATCCACGAACGTAAGATCCAATCGGCCTTGGTGCGCGTCGGCGCAATCACCGGGCTCTTCGTACCAGAGTTCCAGGACGGCATTCGGCAAGCCGTCGACCAGCTGCCGCTGACGCGCCCGAAGCGGATGGCAGGCAGGTGAGCGGTCCGCGTGAAGAACCACGACCTCGGATCGCGTCCCGCGGTTGTTCAGGTGTTCCAGGATCCCGTTCATGGGTGTGATGCCGATACCAGCCGAGATCAATACGGTTGGCCCCGTGTTGATCTCGGCTGTCGGAAGATCGCCGAACGGGATGCTGATATCGACGAGGTCTCCCGTGCGTAGTCTGCTTGCGATCCAATTCGAGACTTCACCTGCCGGGCAGCCACCGCTGGCTGCGATCGGTTTGACGGCAAAAGTTACTTCGCCTGCGTCAGTATCGGAGATGAGGCTGTACTGGCGGATCTGTCGCGCGCCGTCGGGCAGAGTTATCCCAACCGAGACGTACCGACCCGGGTGATTGTTTCGGAGCTCGGGCCAGTCGCAGGTCACCCCGATCACCACTGCCCCGGACGGATCTTCGGTGCGCGTGGTGACGATGCCACGGTGAAAGACTTGTCCGGCAACGACTCCCGCGCTCTCGTAGAGCCGGTTCTCGAGATCGACGAGAGTGTTGGCCATCATCCAATACACCCGGTCCCAGGCTTCGGCGACCTCGGTCGTGACTGTCTCGGCGCCGAGTACGTCGACGATCGCAGCGAAGAGGTGCTCGTAGACGATCGAGTACTGGTCGGCGGTGATTCCGAGGGATGCGTGCTTGTGCCCGATCCGGGACAGCAACTCATCCGGGTGCGGCAGCGTCGGATCCACCAGATGGGTGGCGTACGTTGCGATCGACGCGGCCAAGGCGCGTTGCTGCGCCCCCTGTGCCTGATTCCCGCGGTTGAACAGATTCCGCAATAGCTCCGGTCGGGCGTCGAACATACGCGCGTAGAAAATCTGCGTGATGGCGTCAATATTGGCGCCCACCAGCGGCAACGTCGCTCTGACTACGTCGACGTGAGCGGGTTGGAGCTCGTGATCGACGGTGAGGGGGCCGAATGTGGACATAGGTGTTCCTTCCAAAAGACCGCCACCATAGAAATGGCAGGTCAGGGCGAGGGGAAAGCGACCATTGCGAGGGGAATCGTCGGGGACGCGGCAAGATCGTCGATCGTGTAGCGGTCGAGTTCGCCATAGAACGCTTCTTTGGCGACGGCCAGGGCATGCCGCAGTCGGCAGGCCGCAAGAAGGGGGCAGGGCCGGTCCCCTACGCACTCGACGACTTCGCGATCGCCTTCGAGTTGACGGATCAGGTGACCCACCGATATCGATCGGCCCGTGTCAGTGAGGAAGAGCCCGCCGGTGCGGCCACGCTGCGCACGGACGCAGCCCAAGCCGACCAAGCGTGTAATCGCTTTCGCTACATGGTGTTCGGACGCGTTGACCCGAAATGCGATGGCTCCGGTGGTCATCCGAGGGCCCTCCGGGCCGGCGGCGGCCAGCAACATCATCGCCCGTAGGGCCAGATCGCTGAAGCGAGTCAGTTGCATGTCTACGACGGTACTTAATTCCGCACCCACGATGCGCGTTTTCGAGCGTGGGTTCAAACACCACGATCTGTGCGGTTTTTACACCAGGGCATTCTTGTCACAACTCCGAGGCCAATACTTCGATCACTCCTGCTGCCGGGTCAGCGGAGGCGCTGCGGTGTCCGGCACCGGCCCACAGGTTGATGCCGTGAGGATCGTTCGCTGCTGCTTTCCGGATACTGCCGGTCAGCGTATTCACGGCCGGGTATTGGCGTGAGGATCCCGCATCGAACCGGTCGACGAACTTGTTGCGCAAAGCTCGGGCGGGACGGCCGCTGAAGGCACGAGTGACCACTGTTTCGGTGAACTGAGGATCGACCAAGGCGGCGGCGTGGGCAGGCTTTGTCCCCGCTTCCGGTGACCGCAGCAGGGCTGTCCCGACCTGAGCCGCCACTGCCCCGTAGCCGAGGACTCGACGGACATCGGACGCGGTGGTGATCCCCCCTGCGGCCACGAGAGGAACCGACACAGCTCGGCGTACCGCAGGAATCAACTCGTCGAGCGCGACTTCCGAACTCTCGGCGTCGATGCGGAAGGTCGAGCGGTGCCCGCCTGCATCGGGGCCTTGCACGCACAGGGAGTCGGCGCCGGCATCGACCGCCGCACGGGCGTCGTCTTCGTTGGTGACGGTGACGGTGACGGCACTGCCGGCGTCGTGCAGCCGGGCGATGACGTCGGGACTCGGGCACCCGAAGGTGAACGACACGACAGGAACGGCTTCGGACGCGACAATGTCGAGCTTCTCTGCCCAGTAGTCGTCGATGTTCTCGGCAAGTGCGCTGTCGGAGGGAAGCTCGACGCCCAGGTCATCGGCGTAGGGCTGCAGTAGTGCGCGGTACCGCGCAATGTCCTCGGTGTCGAGCACCTGCCCGTCCTCCGGGACGAACAGATTCACCCCGAACGTTTTGATCCCAGCGCTGCGAACGGCAGCGATGTCCGCGGTCAACTTTTCCGGAGTGAGATACCCGGCGGCAAGGAATCCCAGACCGCCTGCATTCGCTACCGCTGCAACCAACCCGGGGGTCGACGGGCCTCCCGCCATCGGCGCACCGACGATAGGCACCTGCAACGACTCGTAACGGAACATAAGAATCTCCTCGAGAAGAATATGGGCGGTTGAGTTCGAGGGTAGGAGCCAGCGGCGCAGCAGGCCAATACGCGGAGCGCCGGTCGATATACGCTGGACGTATGGAGGTCGAGCTGAGACACCTGCGTGCGTTGGTCGCTCTTGCGGACTGTGGCACACACACTGCTGCTGCCGCTGAACTACGAGTGTCGCAACCGACGCTGACGCGTTCGGTTCGTCAACTCGAACAGCGTTGCGGGCGTCAACTGATCGAGTCCCGCTCTGCCGATCTGACCGAGGACGGATTGGTTGTGCTGGCACGTGCACGCAGAATCGTCCGAGAGGTGGATGCGTTGATTGCCGATCTCGACGACCACCCAGTTGTGCGGTTGGGCTTTGCATGGTTGCTCCCCGACCAATGGTTTGCCGCCACGCGTGACTCTCTCGTGCGTCAATACGACGCAGACGTGGACGTGCGCCGGGTCGACGACCCTCTCGCAGCTTTGGATGCGCGCGAAGTCGATGTGGCGCTCTACCGAAACCGCCCGCATCATCTGACCCCCGGCACGGTGACTCGTCAGGTCGGCACCGAACGACGGATTCTCGCGGTGAGCCGATCGAACCTGTCCTTCGGTGATGCGACCGAGGTGCGGTGGGATGCGCTCCCTCCCGGCCCCTTGGTGGTCAACACGCTTTCCGGTTCCACCACAGCTGACTCTATTCCTGTAGCCGAAGACGGTGAACCACGAGTGGTGATCACCTGCCGAAACTTCGAGGAATGGCTCGAAATAATCGCTGCTGGACGCGGAATCGGCATCGTTCCGGAACTAGCCGCACGACGGATCTCTCACCCCGGCCTACGGTTTCTGCCTATCGACGGCGCTCCGCCGACCCAGGTGCGGCTGGCATGGCGGGATGGACCTATGCCGCCACGAGCCGTTCAATGGTTTCTCGACGTCGCTTTCACTGAATGGCCCCGCGCTCGAGTTGCTCGACCTGCGCACGCAATTGGTGAATTTCATCGACCAAAGGTGTGATCCGCTGCTTCACCTGATCCTCGGTGTACTGCGGAATGAGGCTGCGCGAGCAGTTCCAATCGAAGGCCTCGACCTCGATGACTATGCTGCGTTCGCCCCGAGCGGCAATCCTCGCACCATCGTCGAGGCGAGAGAGCCTCTCCAACAATTCCGGGTCCGTGGAGGCGTCGATGACCCGTGCTGTTCCAAGCAGTTTGAGACGTTTCCTCAGCGGCATGTCCGCGATGAACAGTGCTACCTTGCCATTGGACTCGATGTTTCCGACCGACGCGAACTGCCGATTGCCTTGATGGTCTGCGAAGGCGATGGTTTGGTCGCCGAGGTGACGAATGAAACCCCCTGGGCCGCTGCGGTATTGCACGTACGGCCATCCGGCTGGGCTGACGGTAGCCAGATGGACTTGGAAGGCCTCGGTCACCATGGCGATTTCGCGGCCGCCGAGCTTCTGCACTTCGCTGTCGGCGATCGGCGAATTCAGCAGATCGGTCGAGTAGTCGTCGGCTCTGCCTTGGCGACTCAGTGCATGTGTGCCGAAGATCAGACGTTCGTAACGTGAGGTCATGATGCTTTCCAGGCTCGCTTCCAGTCTCATTTCCGGGGAAGTGTGTTACGTGCGATGAGCGCGGACACCACGGTAGCGCAGGCGAGTACGACGAACGCGATGGTGAATGCCACTCCGTAGCCATCGCCGATTACCGGCGCGACCATGAGCGGTCCGAGCATCTGACCCAAGCCGTAGACGGCGGTCAGGGGTGCTGCGGAGTTCGGCCCGATCAGTGATTGTCCACATTCCATGGTGAGCATGCAGATTCCCATGAAGGTGGCGCCGAACAGTGCGGCGGTCACTATCGCGGTGATGCTGGAACCGTCGAGCACGGGCAGAATCGTCCCCAGAGTTTGAACCCCCAGTGCTATTGCCAGTGCAATCGGCCAGCCCACTCGGCGAGCAAGAGCTGCCCACAACAGGGTGGCCGGGACGGCAGCGATTCCCACGATTGCCCACACGGTCGGGCCCGTAGAGGTTTTCGCGTCTCCTACTGCAGCCACGAGGAAGGTCCCGACGACGATGTAGCCGAGGCCTTCGAGAAAGTAGGTCGCCATCAAAGCCATCGCGATCTTGGATCGAGGGCGCCCGCCTCCTTTGGTCGAGACGATGTCCGTTGTCCGAGGGGCCTTTTCGACTGAACGCGGTTGCGCGGAGAACCAGAGCGGAAGCAAGAGCAGGGCGGTCAGCACGGAGGAACCGAGCCACATTTGCTGCCAGGTGGCATTGTCTTCGGTCGCCAACGCCAACAGGCCGGTCAATCCGATCCCGACACCCACGCCGGAAAATGCCACCGCAGCCATGACGGGCGAGACGGTTTTCGACGCGACCAGCGCGGTGACCGCCCCGACGCACGAGATGAACAAACCGGCGCTGGAGGCACCTGCGATGAATCGCAGAGCGGCCCACACTTCGACATTGGTGGTGGCGGCCATTGCCGCTTCGCTCACCACCAGCGATGCCGTCAGAGTGCGAATCATCGTTCTCCCTCGCCACCGCGGGCGAAGGGACAATACGATGGCCGCTACCAGATAACCTGCGTAGTTCGACGTTGCCACCAGCGCGCTCTCGCCGGCGCTGACACCGACTGCTTTCGCCATCACCGGCAGTATCGGCGTGTAGACGAACCGCCCGATCCCCATCGCTGCCGCAAGTCCCGACGTCGCCGACGCCACTATGGGTCGCGGTGCACCGATACCTGAATTGTTCGTTGTCGCCACCCTCGTACTCGAAACCATAGTTCGAGGTTATGGGCCCACTCGGCGGTTGTGAAATGCGTAGATACGTCAAATTCATACGTGAGACGCATGAAGAGGCAGTAGTGCGGTAGTCCGTGTCAGGTATCGCACCATCTGCTGTGCGGATCGTCCGCATTCGAGTGTTCTGTTTTCGAGAACGCTCCCATCGCTACAAACTGTTGGACCGTGGTACTTGGGCGGTCCTATCGTTTTGGCAATTCAGTGTCGCGCATCACACCCCGTGCAGGAGTTGCTCATGAGCTTGACAACCCGTTTGACCCAAAACTTCGGAATCGAACACTCGATCGTTCTGGCACCGATGGACTACGTCTCCGACGCGCGCCTTGCCGGCGCCGTCGCCGCTGCTGGCGGCCTCGGATTGCTGGGCGGCGGCTACGTCGACGAAGCATGGATCCGGTCACAGTTCGACGCCGTCGCCTCCGAGTCGGTGGGGTGCGGTTTCATCACATGGACGCTGAAAGGCAATGAGCATGTGCTCGACCACGTGCTCGAACGCCGTCCGGCAGCGATTTTTCTGTCCTTTGCAGATCCCGCCCCCTACGCACCGGCCATTCGGACTGCCGGTGTTCCACTGATCTGCCAAGTACACAACCTCGAGCAAGCGCGCAGGGCAATCGACTGCGGCGCAAACGTCGTGGCCGCGCAGGGCGGCGAAGCGGGCGGACACGGTCTGGGTACGAGGTCCACCTTCACCTTGGTGCCCGAGATCGCGGATCTGCTGAACGAGCGCGCACCCGAGGTGTTGCTCGTGGCGGCCGGCGGCGTAAGCGACGGCCGGGGACTAGCCGCCGCCCTCACTCTCGGTGCCGACGGCGTACTCGTCGGGACGCGCTTCTGGGCAGCGCACGAGGCCGCCATCCCACGTGCCGCGCAGCAGAGGGCTCTCGAGCTCAGCGGAGATCACACGATCAGACAACGCGTCTACGACGTGGTCCGCGGAAAGAACTGGCCGGCGCAGTACACCGGCCGCGTACTGCACAACGACTTCGTCCGTCAGTGGAATGGTAGCGAAACAGCACTGCGCGAGAACATCTCAGCAACACGGGAGCGCTTTCATGCAGCAGTCGAGGCCGAAGACTACGACACCGCCAACATGATTGTCGGCGAGGGCATCGGTCAGATCACGAGCGTGCAGAGCGCCGCCGAGATCATCGGCGACATGTCCGCGGACGCCGAAGCAATTCTCACGCGTCGTGCCCCCGCGCTGGCCCCGAGCAACTGACCGTTTTCACACGCGCGCGGCCCACGACTCCCCCGGCCCCCGCACACTTCATCTTCGAATTTCGAACGAATAGGACACCTCATGAGCACATCCACCTCCGGCAAGATAGACGCCGACGCACTATCGGAAACATTGCCACCCAACAAGATACGTAAAATCATCGCCGCGTCGAGTGTCGGAACCCTTATCGAGTGGTACGACTTCTATATTTACGGCAGCTTGGCTGTGGTGTTCTCGGGCATGTTCTTCCCCGGTGGCAATTCCACTGCAGCGCTTCTGGTTACCATCGCGGCATTCGGCACAGGCTTCGTCGTTCGCCCCATTGGTGCCGTCGTCTTCGGCCGGATGGGCGACCGAGTGGGACGGAAGAAGACATTCATGACCACCCTGTTGCTCATGGGTGGTGCCACGACGATGCTCGGTCTGAT from Rhodococcus sp. P1Y includes these protein-coding regions:
- a CDS encoding RrF2 family transcriptional regulator, with amino-acid sequence MQLTRFSDLALRAMMLLAAAGPEGPRMTTGAIAFRVNASEHHVAKAITRLVGLGCVRAQRGRTGGLFLTDTGRSISVGHLIRQLEGDREVVECVGDRPCPLLAACRLRHALAVAKEAFYGELDRYTIDDLAASPTIPLAMVAFPSP
- a CDS encoding beta-mannosidase, producing the protein MTWKDRWLRAAVIGCAAALVGVPALGMVPAAATPAPGARVTVDGTTLKLDGSPWWPTGFNAYQLATNWSVNYGCGAMVDLDRYFSTLPAHSMTRFNAFQALATNKFTGHLDFGPMDAVFAAAEAHDQLVVPVLAAQDGACEGDVFKDRQWYLDGWSTTPTSGLSFQDWTAVAVDRWKNSPALAAWELVGEPETSTCTDAACHWSTRTCTPDAAQILRSFFDTAGAQIRALDTRTLITAGLTGGGQCGSQGDEYKYLGESPVVDVLQYHDYGADGVPLPGDQWNGLARRITQSGEVGKPLLVAEIGELAGSCVSLTDRAAHIQTKIDGQRTAGSAGALLWAFVPDPRPGECTFDIGFDDPLWQVLE
- a CDS encoding LysR family transcriptional regulator — translated: MEVELRHLRALVALADCGTHTAAAAELRVSQPTLTRSVRQLEQRCGRQLIESRSADLTEDGLVVLARARRIVREVDALIADLDDHPVVRLGFAWLLPDQWFAATRDSLVRQYDADVDVRRVDDPLAALDAREVDVALYRNRPHHLTPGTVTRQVGTERRILAVSRSNLSFGDATEVRWDALPPGPLVVNTLSGSTTADSIPVAEDGEPRVVITCRNFEEWLEIIAAGRGIGIVPELAARRISHPGLRFLPIDGAPPTQVRLAWRDGPMPPRAVQWFLDVAFTEWPRARVARPAHAIGEFHRPKV
- a CDS encoding YbfB/YjiJ family MFS transporter — translated: MVSSTRVATTNNSGIGAPRPIVASATSGLAAAMGIGRFVYTPILPVMAKAVGVSAGESALVATSNYAGYLVAAIVLSLRPRWRGRTMIRTLTASLVVSEAAMAATTNVEVWAALRFIAGASSAGLFISCVGAVTALVASKTVSPVMAAVAFSGVGVGIGLTGLLALATEDNATWQQMWLGSSVLTALLLLPLWFSAQPRSVEKAPRTTDIVSTKGGGRPRSKIAMALMATYFLEGLGYIVVGTFLVAAVGDAKTSTGPTVWAIVGIAAVPATLLWAALARRVGWPIALAIALGVQTLGTILPVLDGSSITAIVTAALFGATFMGICMLTMECGQSLIGPNSAAPLTAVYGLGQMLGPLMVAPVIGDGYGVAFTIAFVVLACATVVSALIARNTLPRK
- a CDS encoding FAD-binding oxidoreductase, translating into MSTFGPLTVDHELQPAHVDVVRATLPLVGANIDAITQIFYARMFDARPELLRNLFNRGNQAQGAQQRALAASIATYATHLVDPTLPHPDELLSRIGHKHASLGITADQYSIVYEHLFAAIVDVLGAETVTTEVAEAWDRVYWMMANTLVDLENRLYESAGVVAGQVFHRGIVTTRTEDPSGAVVIGVTCDWPELRNNHPGRYVSVGITLPDGARQIRQYSLISDTDAGEVTFAVKPIAASGGCPAGEVSNWIASRLRTGDLVDISIPFGDLPTAEINTGPTVLISAGIGITPMNGILEHLNNRGTRSEVVVLHADRSPACHPLRARQRQLVDGLPNAVLELWYEEPGDCADAHQGRLDLTFVDLPEGASFYVCGSSGFVQAVRSQLVASGVDQSRVHCELFAPDEWLLG
- a CDS encoding nitronate monooxygenase — protein: MFRYESLQVPIVGAPMAGGPSTPGLVAAVANAGGLGFLAAGYLTPEKLTADIAAVRSAGIKTFGVNLFVPEDGQVLDTEDIARYRALLQPYADDLGVELPSDSALAENIDDYWAEKLDIVASEAVPVVSFTFGCPSPDVIARLHDAGSAVTVTVTNEDDARAAVDAGADSLCVQGPDAGGHRSTFRIDAESSEVALDELIPAVRRAVSVPLVAAGGITTASDVRRVLGYGAVAAQVGTALLRSPEAGTKPAHAAALVDPQFTETVVTRAFSGRPARALRNKFVDRFDAGSSRQYPAVNTLTGSIRKAAANDPHGINLWAGAGHRSASADPAAGVIEVLASEL
- a CDS encoding pyridoxamine 5'-phosphate oxidase family protein: MTSRYERLIFGTHALSRQGRADDYSTDLLNSPIADSEVQKLGGREIAMVTEAFQVHLATVSPAGWPYVQYRSGPGGFIRHLGDQTIAFADHQGNRQFASVGNIESNGKVALFIADMPLRKRLKLLGTARVIDASTDPELLERLSRLDDGARIAARGERSIVIEVEAFDWNCSRSLIPQYTEDQVKQRITPLVDEIHQLRAQVEQLERGAIQ
- a CDS encoding NAD(P)H-dependent flavin oxidoreductase yields the protein MSLTTRLTQNFGIEHSIVLAPMDYVSDARLAGAVAAAGGLGLLGGGYVDEAWIRSQFDAVASESVGCGFITWTLKGNEHVLDHVLERRPAAIFLSFADPAPYAPAIRTAGVPLICQVHNLEQARRAIDCGANVVAAQGGEAGGHGLGTRSTFTLVPEIADLLNERAPEVLLVAAGGVSDGRGLAAALTLGADGVLVGTRFWAAHEAAIPRAAQQRALELSGDHTIRQRVYDVVRGKNWPAQYTGRVLHNDFVRQWNGSETALRENISATRERFHAAVEAEDYDTANMIVGEGIGQITSVQSAAEIIGDMSADAEAILTRRAPALAPSN